From the genome of Armatimonadota bacterium:
AGCCGGTGGCGGTGCGGTAGAAGCGCTCGACCAGGATGCGGGCCTCTTCCGGCGTCTTTCCACCGCATTCGTCGGGGATGCTCGCCAGGCGGTCGGCGTCCCACAGGATGCGGAACTCCGGCGTATCGACGTCGCGGGCCGAGTGGTTGCTGCCGATGATGCGCAGGACCTGCCCGGCGCGCTCGGTGTCTACCCCAAGGCGCTCCAGGATGGGGCGGGCGATGGGCGGCCCTTCGATGCCGATGTCGTGCAGAACCGCAGCCGCGCGCACGACCAGCGGGTCGCCCCCTTCGCCGACGAGTATCTGCTCGGCGTAGTCGAGCACCGCCAGTGCATGGCGTATCCGGCCCTGGTCGTCGCCGAACACGGCCCGCATCTCGCGGATGAGAGCATCCACAAGCGCCTCCCCCGCGTCGCCGGCCGGCTGCCCCAGGCACTTCGCGGAGAACTGGCACCACTGAGCGCAGCCCAGGTCGAATCGTGGGTTTGGCACGATCCGGCCGCACGAGTGGCAGCGGCGGCGCAGGTCGTCCTTCCAGAACTCCAGGGGCTCACCGCAGTAGGAGCACGGCAGCTCGAAGATGTCCGTCGGCTTCCAGAAGCGCCTGTCCTGACCCGGACACTGGCTCACAGCCATGGTGCTCCTCCGGCGGCAAGGCCGTCGCAGCCGTTCCTGTTTCGCAGGAGCGCCCTCCTACGTAGTGATCGTAGGGCGGGCCGGAGCGGGAAAGCATTGACGTAAGTCAAGAGCGGGCAAACCACGCCCGAGCGAAGGGCCACAACAGAAGGAGGGCAGGCGATAACTCCTGCCCTCAACGGGACTGATCCTTGGAGACTTGCTCAACGTGAATACAAGTACATCCTGGTGAGGCTCGCCTATCTCTGCATCACGAATTCAAGCCCGTCGGCGCATGCTCGGCTTACAGTATAGCCAGCCTTTTCTTCCCCGGGCATTCTGTCCCAGCCGCCCTTTTCAATGAAGGAAGCTCTCTCCCAGGAACACATATCCTGAGGAGTCCCTGTCTTGCGCGCGTAGATCCGCAGTCGCTCGTCAACGGAAGCACGGAAGTGGGCGGGATCAGCGAACTGCCGTTCCACGCCGGGCCTCCTCGATAGCCCGATCGAGCAGTCGCTCCACCCGCGCGGGCCTGCCCTGCGCGGCGCGCTTCAAATCCTCGCTGGTGACGAGGCCGCGCTCGAGTGCGGCTGCTACTGCGTCCACAATGTACTCGGGATCGGTGCCCGCCTCGGCTGTGTCGATGATCGTGCGTGCCGGGGAAGTAATCCGAACCCCAAACCGGCGTACCACGTCTCCCCTGCCGAAGGCGCGCGTCGTCGTGTGGATGCAGACAGAGGGCCATCGAGGCCGGTTGCCCGGCGGCCGGAATTCGCGTGGAACGGTCAGGTCGATCTTGTGCGGCCTGACTGTGGAGAGGTCATGGAGGGAGAGCGCGGTTTCGTGAGAGACGACAGCCCGGTCGGAACCAGCCTTGACCCAGGCGGCGATCACATCCTCGTGCGATGATGACGGGAACCCACGGATACGGTAGAAGCCTCGGCTGATCCGCTCGAAGGTCCCGGTGGCCGCATGGTAGAGGACGGCGTGGGCACTGTAGCCGGCAGATCTCGCCTGCGCGGCTAGGCCTTGAGCGTGGCGATCTCTATGTCTATGAAACTTACACATTGATCGACACGCAAGCGTTTCGACATGGCAGCGGGCGATTGGCCATCCACGAATCATGGATACTTGCGGGCGAGCCGAATCTCGCCGACTCACCTCATCCTGCGCAACGCGGCGTT
Proteins encoded in this window:
- a CDS encoding HD domain-containing protein; translated protein: MAVSQCPGQDRRFWKPTDIFELPCSYCGEPLEFWKDDLRRRCHSCGRIVPNPRFDLGCAQWCQFSAKCLGQPAGDAGEALVDALIREMRAVFGDDQGRIRHALAVLDYAEQILVGEGGDPLVVRAAAVLHDIGIEGPPIARPILERLGVDTERAGQVLRIIGSNHSARDVDTPEFRILWDADRLASIPDECGGKTPEEARILVERFYRTATGCAIGQEAVERFLGTPPPLV